The sequence TTTTTCCATTTCACGTTTTCTCAGAAAGCCTGCGAACGAAGTTTCTATTCCCATTAAGACGTTCTCCAGAACCGTTAGGTGACCCGCTAGGATCAAATTCTGATAAACCGCCGATATCCCCAGTCGCTCGGACAATATAGGGGTCATCTTATGGAAAGTTTGACCAAATATCTTGATCTCGCCACTATCTGGAGTGTAAGCACCTGTCAATACCTTTATAAGAGTGCTCTTACCTGCTCCGTTTTCACCCACCAGTGCTTTAACTTCCCCTTTTTCAAGCCTTAAATTGACATTGTCTAGAGCCAAAACACCTGGGAAGACTTTCGTTATGTTCTTCATCTCGAGAACTGCTTCCATTGAAACACCTCCCTAGTTTTCCCTGACAACACAGGGAGGGGGCAGCTCCCCTCCCTGCCCTTTTGATTACCAGTTCTTATAGAACTTCACAGGATCCAGAATGGATTCCGCAGCGGGCTTTCCCAGCATATCGGGGGCGATCGCTACAACTCCCGTATCAATGAATTTCGGGAATTCAAATCCAAGAGGTTGAAGGTTTCTTGCTATAACAGCAAAAGCCACTCCTGCATATCCCATAACCCACGGCTTCTGAAGAATGAGAGCATCAACATAACCGTTTTCGAGACCCCAAAGTTCCTGTGGTCCTGCATCTACTGCGACAAACGCCAGATTCTTTACACCCCTCATATCGAGAGCACGGACAACCTCATCCCCTGTGTACTGGTTGTTGGCAAATATTCCCCTAAGATCTGGATAAGCCGTTAAAACGTCCATTGTCATGTTGAGAGTGTTACCTTGCTTACCCATCGCATCTCTCACAGTAACTACTTCGATTTCTGGATATTTGTCCTTAACTCTATCCAAAAAACCGCTCATTCTGGCTTCCAAAGATCCCACTCCTGACATAAAAGTGAAAGCAGCCACTTTTCCCTTTGCCTCACCGAATTTCTTTTTTATGGCTTTTGCTAGCTCATCTGCTGCCAATTGTCCTATTTTGTAGTTGTCAGACGCAAGGAAAGTCACATATTTGTCGGTATTAGCAGCTGAG is a genomic window of Thermotoga sp. containing:
- a CDS encoding ABC transporter substrate-binding protein, giving the protein MRKYLLAILLVVFTLSTVLIGYETPQQVSKMKVFFIVKASESEFWQIVLDGARKAAKHYGVELIEQAPTSESDVAKQVSILETAISMKPDAIVLAPTVADALVPGIEKATAMGIPVIIIDSAANTDKYVTFLASDNYKIGQLAADELAKAIKKKFGEAKGKVAAFTFMSGVGSLEARMSGFLDRVKDKYPEIEVVTVRDAMGKQGNTLNMTMDVLTAYPDLRGIFANNQYTGDEVVRALDMRGVKNLAFVAVDAGPQELWGLENGYVDALILQKPWVMGYAGVAFAVIARNLQPLGFEFPKFIDTGVVAIAPDMLGKPAAESILDPVKFYKNW